The nucleotide window GATCAAATCTGGCTTTCCCGCCGGGTTGCTTTCGGTTCGGTGGCTCGTGTTAAACCTTGCTATTCGATTCAGGATATCACGGTGCCGAGAAGTGAATTCCCCCAAGCTATTGAAGGAATCCTTAAGATCGCCAAAGAGTATGATATGATCATCGGTTTGGTGGCTCATGCCGGAGACGGCAACCTCCATCCTTTGGTGCTCTTCGATCAGCGGCATGCTGACGAAGTGGAACGGGTTCATGGTGCAGAAGGAGCCCTGAGTAAGCTGGCTGTTTCTCTGGGTGGCACTATGAGCGGGGAACACGGCATTGGTGTGGTCAAGAAAAAATATATGGATGTTGAATTTACACCGGGAGCCATGGAAGCCTTCCGTAAACTTAAGAAAACCTTTGACCCGGCTAACCGTTTTAACCCTGATAAGATTCTTTCTATCTAATTTTAGTTAGAA belongs to Desulfitobacterium chlororespirans DSM 11544 and includes:
- a CDS encoding FAD-linked oxidase C-terminal domain-containing protein codes for the protein DQIWLSRRVAFGSVARVKPCYSIQDITVPRSEFPQAIEGILKIAKEYDMIIGLVAHAGDGNLHPLVLFDQRHADEVERVHGAEGALSKLAVSLGGTMSGEHGIGVVKKKYMDVEFTPGAMEAFRKLKKTFDPANRFNPDKILSI